A part of Girardinichthys multiradiatus isolate DD_20200921_A chromosome 12, DD_fGirMul_XY1, whole genome shotgun sequence genomic DNA contains:
- the lhx2b gene encoding LIM/homeobox protein Lhx2b isoform X3 — MPCVTSECVALCAGCGRKIADRYYLLAVDKQWHMRCLKCCECKLNLESELTCFSKDGSIYCKEDYYRRFSVQRCARCHLGISASEMVMRARDLVYHLNCFTCTTCSKMLTTGDHFGMKDSLVYCRMHFETLIQGEYQTHFNHADVVAHKGLGPANALGLSYFNGVSTVQKGRPRKRKSPGPGAELAAYNAALSCNENDGESIDRDSQYSSSQKTKRMRTSFKHHQLRTMKSYFAINHNPDAKDLKQLAQKTGLTKRVLQVWFQNARAKFRRNLLRQESTGLDKASDGSTLQGGTPSGPASEISNASMSPSSTPTTLTDLTNPTMPTVTSVLTSVAGGMEVHECRSPSQTTLTSLF; from the exons ATGCCCTGCGTGACCAGCGAGTGCGTGGCTCTGTGCGCGGGCTGCGGCAGAAAGATCGCGGACCGATACTACTTGCTGGCCGTGGACAAGCAGTGGCACATGCGCTGCCTCAAGTGCTGCGAGTGCAAGCTGAACCTGGAGTCCGAGCTCACCTGCTTCAGCAAGGACGGCAGCATCTACTGCAAGGAGGACTACTACAG AAGATTTTCGGTGCAGAGGTGCGCGCGATGCCACCTGGGCATCTCGGCCTCGGAGATGGTGATGCGCGCGCGGGACCTGGTCTACCACCTGAACTGCTTCACGTGCACCACGTGCAGCAAGATGCTGACCACCGGGGACCACTTCGGCATGAAGGACAGCCTGGTGTACTGCCGCATGCACTTTGAGACTCTCATTCAGGGAGAATACCAGACTCACTTTAACCACGCGGACGTTGTGGCGCACAAGGGCCTGGGCCCGGCCAACGCGCTGGGACTATCATACTTTAACGGCGTGAGCACGGTGCAGAAGGGCCGACCTAGGAAGAGGAAGAGCCCGGGGCCTGGCGCCGAGCTAGCTGCGTACAACGCGG CGCTGAGCTGTAATGAGAACGACGGCGAGTCCATAGACCGGGACTCTCAGTACAGCTCCAGTCAGAAGACCAAGCGGATGCGAACATCCTTCAAGCACCACCAACTGCGAACGATGAAATCCTACTTCGCCATCAACCACAACCCGGATGCCAAGGACCTGAAGCAGCTTGCCCAGAAGACGGGCCTCACCAAGCGGGTCTTACAG GTCTGGTTTCAAAATGCTCGGGCCAAGTTCAGGAGGAACCTGCTGCGACAGGAGAGCACTGGGTTGGACAAGGCATCAGACGGCTCTACACTGCAAGGTGGGACACCCTCAGGCCCAGCTTCTGAGATCTCCAACGCTTCCATGAGCCCCTCTAGCACCCCCACCACCCTGACAGACTTAACCAACCCCACCATGCCTACTGTCACTTCTGTACTCACATCGGTGGCGGGTGGTATGGAAGTCCACGAGTGCCGGAGCCCATCACAGACAACGCTGACCAGCCTCTTCTGA
- the lhx2b gene encoding LIM/homeobox protein Lhx2b isoform X1 yields the protein MDILACRSEENSYNILPSAATMLFHGLPGGDVHGVVEEMERRGKGESAAISSAIDMGESETAMPCVTSECVALCAGCGRKIADRYYLLAVDKQWHMRCLKCCECKLNLESELTCFSKDGSIYCKEDYYRRFSVQRCARCHLGISASEMVMRARDLVYHLNCFTCTTCSKMLTTGDHFGMKDSLVYCRMHFETLIQGEYQTHFNHADVVAHKGLGPANALGLSYFNGVSTVQKGRPRKRKSPGPGAELAAYNAALSCNENDGESIDRDSQYSSSQKTKRMRTSFKHHQLRTMKSYFAINHNPDAKDLKQLAQKTGLTKRVLQVWFQNARAKFRRNLLRQESTGLDKASDGSTLQGGTPSGPASEISNASMSPSSTPTTLTDLTNPTMPTVTSVLTSVAGGMEVHECRSPSQTTLTSLF from the exons ATGGACATCTTGGCTTGCAGATCCGAAGAGAACAGTTACAACATCCTCCCCTCTGCGGCAACGATGCTTTTCCATGGCCTCCCCGGGGGCGATGTGCACGGTGTGGTGGAAGAAATGGAGCGGAGAGGAAAGGGCGAATCGGCGGCCATCAGTTCGGCCATCGATATGGGAGAATCAGAGACG GCCATGCCCTGCGTGACCAGCGAGTGCGTGGCTCTGTGCGCGGGCTGCGGCAGAAAGATCGCGGACCGATACTACTTGCTGGCCGTGGACAAGCAGTGGCACATGCGCTGCCTCAAGTGCTGCGAGTGCAAGCTGAACCTGGAGTCCGAGCTCACCTGCTTCAGCAAGGACGGCAGCATCTACTGCAAGGAGGACTACTACAG AAGATTTTCGGTGCAGAGGTGCGCGCGATGCCACCTGGGCATCTCGGCCTCGGAGATGGTGATGCGCGCGCGGGACCTGGTCTACCACCTGAACTGCTTCACGTGCACCACGTGCAGCAAGATGCTGACCACCGGGGACCACTTCGGCATGAAGGACAGCCTGGTGTACTGCCGCATGCACTTTGAGACTCTCATTCAGGGAGAATACCAGACTCACTTTAACCACGCGGACGTTGTGGCGCACAAGGGCCTGGGCCCGGCCAACGCGCTGGGACTATCATACTTTAACGGCGTGAGCACGGTGCAGAAGGGCCGACCTAGGAAGAGGAAGAGCCCGGGGCCTGGCGCCGAGCTAGCTGCGTACAACGCGG CGCTGAGCTGTAATGAGAACGACGGCGAGTCCATAGACCGGGACTCTCAGTACAGCTCCAGTCAGAAGACCAAGCGGATGCGAACATCCTTCAAGCACCACCAACTGCGAACGATGAAATCCTACTTCGCCATCAACCACAACCCGGATGCCAAGGACCTGAAGCAGCTTGCCCAGAAGACGGGCCTCACCAAGCGGGTCTTACAG GTCTGGTTTCAAAATGCTCGGGCCAAGTTCAGGAGGAACCTGCTGCGACAGGAGAGCACTGGGTTGGACAAGGCATCAGACGGCTCTACACTGCAAGGTGGGACACCCTCAGGCCCAGCTTCTGAGATCTCCAACGCTTCCATGAGCCCCTCTAGCACCCCCACCACCCTGACAGACTTAACCAACCCCACCATGCCTACTGTCACTTCTGTACTCACATCGGTGGCGGGTGGTATGGAAGTCCACGAGTGCCGGAGCCCATCACAGACAACGCTGACCAGCCTCTTCTGA
- the lhx2b gene encoding LIM/homeobox protein Lhx2b isoform X2: MDILACRSEENSYNILPSAATMLFHGLPGGDVHGVVEEMERRGKGESAAISSAIDMGESETAMPCVTSECVALCAGCGRKIADRYYLLAVDKQWHMRCLKCCECKLNLESELTCFSKDGSIYCKEDYYRFSVQRCARCHLGISASEMVMRARDLVYHLNCFTCTTCSKMLTTGDHFGMKDSLVYCRMHFETLIQGEYQTHFNHADVVAHKGLGPANALGLSYFNGVSTVQKGRPRKRKSPGPGAELAAYNAALSCNENDGESIDRDSQYSSSQKTKRMRTSFKHHQLRTMKSYFAINHNPDAKDLKQLAQKTGLTKRVLQVWFQNARAKFRRNLLRQESTGLDKASDGSTLQGGTPSGPASEISNASMSPSSTPTTLTDLTNPTMPTVTSVLTSVAGGMEVHECRSPSQTTLTSLF, encoded by the exons ATGGACATCTTGGCTTGCAGATCCGAAGAGAACAGTTACAACATCCTCCCCTCTGCGGCAACGATGCTTTTCCATGGCCTCCCCGGGGGCGATGTGCACGGTGTGGTGGAAGAAATGGAGCGGAGAGGAAAGGGCGAATCGGCGGCCATCAGTTCGGCCATCGATATGGGAGAATCAGAGACG GCCATGCCCTGCGTGACCAGCGAGTGCGTGGCTCTGTGCGCGGGCTGCGGCAGAAAGATCGCGGACCGATACTACTTGCTGGCCGTGGACAAGCAGTGGCACATGCGCTGCCTCAAGTGCTGCGAGTGCAAGCTGAACCTGGAGTCCGAGCTCACCTGCTTCAGCAAGGACGGCAGCATCTACTGCAAGGAGGACTACTACAG ATTTTCGGTGCAGAGGTGCGCGCGATGCCACCTGGGCATCTCGGCCTCGGAGATGGTGATGCGCGCGCGGGACCTGGTCTACCACCTGAACTGCTTCACGTGCACCACGTGCAGCAAGATGCTGACCACCGGGGACCACTTCGGCATGAAGGACAGCCTGGTGTACTGCCGCATGCACTTTGAGACTCTCATTCAGGGAGAATACCAGACTCACTTTAACCACGCGGACGTTGTGGCGCACAAGGGCCTGGGCCCGGCCAACGCGCTGGGACTATCATACTTTAACGGCGTGAGCACGGTGCAGAAGGGCCGACCTAGGAAGAGGAAGAGCCCGGGGCCTGGCGCCGAGCTAGCTGCGTACAACGCGG CGCTGAGCTGTAATGAGAACGACGGCGAGTCCATAGACCGGGACTCTCAGTACAGCTCCAGTCAGAAGACCAAGCGGATGCGAACATCCTTCAAGCACCACCAACTGCGAACGATGAAATCCTACTTCGCCATCAACCACAACCCGGATGCCAAGGACCTGAAGCAGCTTGCCCAGAAGACGGGCCTCACCAAGCGGGTCTTACAG GTCTGGTTTCAAAATGCTCGGGCCAAGTTCAGGAGGAACCTGCTGCGACAGGAGAGCACTGGGTTGGACAAGGCATCAGACGGCTCTACACTGCAAGGTGGGACACCCTCAGGCCCAGCTTCTGAGATCTCCAACGCTTCCATGAGCCCCTCTAGCACCCCCACCACCCTGACAGACTTAACCAACCCCACCATGCCTACTGTCACTTCTGTACTCACATCGGTGGCGGGTGGTATGGAAGTCCACGAGTGCCGGAGCCCATCACAGACAACGCTGACCAGCCTCTTCTGA